Proteins encoded within one genomic window of Methanosarcina barkeri str. Wiesmoor:
- the hxlA gene encoding 3-hexulose-6-phosphate synthase, producing the protein MVPIIQVALDLLELDRAVEIAKEAIAGGADWIEIGTPLIKSEGMDAIRTMRKAFPDRTILADMKTVDTGAIEVEMAAKAGADVVIVLGSADDSTLLDALRSSHKYGVRLMADLISAPDPVKRVVELEALGVDYVNVHIGIDQQMMGKDPIALLREISQRVNVQLAVAGGLDANSAVQAVKAGAKVVIVGGNITHSDNVTEAARKIRQSVDSPDAVEICSVSTVDQEIREILKEVSTSNISDAMHRKGAMKGIHPLVRGKMVGTAVTVQTFPGDWAKPVEAIDIAKEGDVIVIYNENKDVACWGGLATWSALNKGIAGLVIEGAVRDIDEVETLGLPIYTSNTVPNAGDPKGFGEINAEITCGGQAVKPGDYIVGDESGVVVIPAERAYELARRAKEVYKTEKRLFDEIKRGGTLSEIMDLKKWEKH; encoded by the coding sequence ATAGTTCCCATAATTCAGGTTGCACTTGATCTTCTGGAATTGGATCGTGCGGTAGAGATTGCAAAAGAGGCAATAGCAGGGGGTGCGGACTGGATAGAAATTGGAACCCCTCTGATCAAAAGTGAGGGGATGGACGCAATCCGCACCATGAGGAAAGCTTTTCCAGATCGGACGATTCTGGCAGACATGAAAACTGTAGATACAGGCGCTATAGAAGTCGAGATGGCAGCAAAAGCTGGAGCTGATGTTGTTATTGTGCTAGGGAGTGCAGATGATTCTACATTACTTGACGCACTCCGTTCATCCCACAAATATGGAGTCAGGTTAATGGCAGACCTAATTTCGGCTCCTGATCCTGTAAAGAGGGTCGTTGAACTTGAGGCTCTGGGCGTGGACTATGTTAATGTACACATAGGAATAGACCAGCAGATGATGGGAAAAGATCCCATAGCACTTCTCAGGGAAATTTCACAGAGAGTCAACGTACAGCTTGCAGTCGCTGGTGGGCTTGATGCAAATAGTGCAGTGCAGGCTGTCAAAGCTGGAGCAAAGGTCGTAATTGTTGGAGGGAATATCACCCATTCTGACAACGTAACCGAAGCCGCCAGAAAAATCCGGCAGAGTGTGGACTCCCCAGACGCTGTAGAAATCTGCAGTGTCAGCACTGTAGACCAGGAAATCAGAGAAATTCTTAAGGAAGTATCCACTTCAAATATTTCTGATGCCATGCACCGGAAAGGTGCAATGAAAGGCATTCACCCTCTGGTAAGAGGAAAAATGGTAGGAACCGCAGTTACCGTGCAGACTTTTCCTGGAGACTGGGCAAAGCCCGTGGAAGCAATTGATATTGCAAAAGAAGGAGACGTAATCGTTATTTACAACGAAAATAAGGATGTTGCCTGTTGGGGAGGGCTTGCAACCTGGAGCGCCTTGAACAAGGGAATTGCAGGTTTGGTAATAGAAGGCGCTGTCAGAGATATTGACGAAGTCGAAACCCTGGGACTTCCGATTTATACGAGCAATACCGTACCTAACGCCGGAGATCCTAAAGGTTTTGGAGAAATCAATGCTGAAATTACCTGTGGTGGTCAGGCCGTGAAGCCAGGAGATTATATAGTGGGCGATGAAAGCGGTGTTGTGGTAATTCCAGCAGAGAGAGCATACGAGCTGGCAAGAAGAGCAAAAGAAGTTTACAAAACCGAAAAAAGACTCTTCGATGAAATCAAGAGAGGCGGGACACTGTCTGAGATTATGGATCTGAAGAAGTGGGAAAAACATTGA
- a CDS encoding DUF5788 family protein, with protein MEKNLGIYEKNDSGNYITDEERKQLLSALHSRLFWVGQRIPNYVEVEGETYPLHNYVWELVQKEELSESEKSRINKCIEMLSAKEMKDEKELEKETLTSEESRNLYHETAGLLRAITNLKEIESGIFKQNTKRFQEKFANQRVKDAKLWLEFINKVSK; from the coding sequence ATGGAAAAAAATCTTGGAATATACGAAAAGAATGATTCTGGAAATTATATTACAGATGAGGAACGCAAACAATTGCTTTCGGCTCTGCATTCTCGCCTTTTCTGGGTCGGTCAGCGTATCCCGAATTATGTTGAGGTTGAGGGAGAAACTTATCCTCTACACAACTATGTATGGGAACTGGTTCAAAAAGAAGAACTCAGCGAATCTGAGAAATCCAGGATAAATAAATGCATTGAAATGCTTTCAGCAAAGGAAATGAAGGATGAAAAAGAACTTGAAAAAGAGACCCTTACTTCGGAAGAATCAAGAAATCTCTATCATGAGACTGCAGGCTTATTGCGTGCAATCACAAATTTGAAGGAGATCGAGAGCGGAATCTTCAAACAAAATACGAAACGCTTTCAGGAAAAGTTCGCTAATCAGAGGGTTAAAGACGCAAAGCTCTGGCTGGAATTTATTAATAAAGTGTCCAAGTAA
- the recQ gene encoding DNA helicase RecQ produces MPSLSARMYSALHQYFGYTSFRPLQEEIIKDVLERKDVFVLMPTGGGKSMCYQLPALLMEGVTVVVSPLISLMKDQVDGLEANGIAAACMNSAQSARENRDVKTAFLENRLKVLYVAPERLMMPGTLAFLKKGKVSLLAIDEAHCISEWGHDFRPEYRKLKLLRDPKTGFPDIPIIALTATATERVREDIISQLNLHLPPEKGPYVASFNRKNLYYEVRPKKETFSEITDYLRRHRGEAGIIYCQSRNSVEALTKKLNLAGFRALPYHAGLSDTERNRNQEMFIKDDVEIIVATIAFGMGIDKSNVRFVIHYDLPRNLESYYQETGRGGRDGSPCECILFFSRGDRFKIEYFISQKTNEKEKDISLVQLRQMVAYCEGNKCRRQTLMEYFGEELSEPCGNCDCCLTPKDTFDGTEAAKKFITCVQELNQRFGTNYVIDVLTGSKNKKIRHNRHERLKSHGSGLEFTKEQWKSLASEMINTGLLDVSGTKYPLLKLNAMSRKILKGLEQVELVCPEGFVPEAEESFMPSTVAGTKGKKADDLSSSEEEVFPEKFSVASDILKASEARKTIISEKEPDPILFERLKALRKKISLKRNLPPYIVFSDTSLKEMATRFPHNLEEFHSITGVGEHKLRKYGDIFLKEIENYCRDYSLVPAEKPADKPAEKPEQLEVACKDSEQEGISSKEIVQNDENPKAEVEIFGTKMSDPESDTINSLEACNLQAKKTRYLDTSIQDWSERNSSACGFREIDSATISPELEASSVTRADSPTSGSFETDSLQRTFSLFTKGLGIDEIADIQGTNTRAIFRQLEQLTLSGNVKGIGGLLPPERQKQINATLKSLEIELDSLLRTRLGENCQEEEMKFIRALLLSRICYSQSEDGK; encoded by the coding sequence ATGCCTTCCCTGTCCGCTAGAATGTATTCAGCCCTGCACCAGTATTTTGGATACACTTCCTTTCGCCCATTGCAGGAGGAAATTATCAAGGATGTTCTGGAGAGGAAAGATGTTTTCGTGCTCATGCCTACCGGCGGGGGCAAGTCGATGTGTTATCAGTTGCCTGCCCTTCTCATGGAAGGCGTTACTGTTGTTGTGTCTCCTCTGATTTCCCTGATGAAAGACCAGGTTGACGGGCTTGAAGCAAACGGGATTGCTGCAGCCTGCATGAACAGTGCCCAGAGCGCCAGAGAAAACAGGGATGTAAAAACGGCTTTTCTCGAAAACCGGTTAAAAGTTCTTTACGTTGCTCCTGAAAGGCTTATGATGCCAGGAACCCTTGCCTTTTTAAAGAAAGGAAAGGTCAGCCTCTTGGCAATCGACGAAGCGCACTGCATTTCCGAGTGGGGGCATGATTTCCGGCCTGAGTACAGGAAATTGAAACTTTTGAGGGATCCTAAAACAGGCTTTCCTGATATCCCAATTATTGCGCTTACGGCAACAGCCACAGAAAGGGTTCGAGAAGATATCATATCACAACTCAATCTTCATCTTCCTCCGGAAAAAGGTCCTTACGTAGCCAGTTTTAACCGGAAAAACCTTTACTATGAAGTCAGGCCAAAGAAAGAGACTTTTTCCGAGATTACTGACTACCTGCGCAGGCATAGAGGTGAAGCAGGAATTATTTACTGTCAGAGTCGAAATAGTGTCGAAGCACTTACAAAAAAACTGAACCTTGCGGGTTTCAGGGCCCTTCCCTACCATGCGGGTCTTTCGGATACCGAGAGAAACCGAAACCAAGAGATGTTCATAAAAGATGACGTGGAAATCATAGTAGCTACAATCGCTTTTGGAATGGGGATTGATAAGTCCAACGTACGTTTTGTAATACACTATGACCTTCCCAGAAATCTTGAGAGCTACTATCAGGAAACCGGTAGAGGAGGAAGGGATGGAAGCCCATGCGAATGTATCCTTTTTTTCAGCAGGGGGGACCGTTTCAAGATTGAGTACTTTATTTCACAGAAGACAAATGAAAAGGAGAAGGACATTTCTCTAGTGCAGTTAAGGCAAATGGTAGCTTATTGCGAGGGAAATAAATGCAGGCGTCAGACCTTGATGGAGTACTTTGGTGAAGAGCTCTCAGAACCCTGCGGGAATTGTGACTGCTGCCTTACTCCGAAAGATACCTTTGACGGAACTGAAGCTGCAAAAAAATTTATAACCTGCGTCCAGGAACTGAACCAGCGCTTTGGTACTAACTATGTTATTGATGTCCTCACAGGCTCAAAGAATAAAAAAATCCGGCACAACCGTCATGAAAGGTTGAAAAGTCATGGCAGTGGCCTGGAGTTCACAAAAGAACAATGGAAATCATTAGCTTCCGAAATGATAAACACCGGTCTTCTGGACGTAAGTGGGACAAAGTATCCTTTATTGAAGCTTAACGCCATGAGCAGAAAAATACTGAAAGGTCTGGAACAAGTAGAACTTGTCTGCCCTGAAGGCTTTGTTCCTGAAGCTGAAGAAAGTTTCATGCCTTCTACAGTGGCCGGTACAAAAGGCAAAAAAGCCGACGATCTAAGTTCCTCTGAGGAAGAGGTTTTTCCAGAAAAATTTTCAGTTGCTTCTGACATCCTGAAAGCGTCAGAGGCGAGAAAAACTATAATATCCGAAAAAGAGCCTGACCCCATCCTTTTTGAGCGGTTAAAAGCTCTGAGAAAGAAAATTTCTCTAAAGAGAAATCTTCCTCCTTACATTGTTTTCTCTGATACTTCCCTTAAGGAAATGGCTACAAGATTTCCGCATAACCTTGAAGAGTTCCATTCTATTACAGGAGTTGGAGAACATAAGCTAAGGAAATACGGGGACATTTTTCTCAAGGAAATCGAAAACTACTGCAGAGATTACAGTTTGGTTCCCGCTGAAAAGCCTGCTGACAAACCTGCTGAAAAACCTGAACAATTAGAGGTTGCTTGTAAAGACTCTGAACAAGAAGGAATAAGCTCGAAAGAAATTGTTCAAAATGATGAAAATCCCAAAGCTGAGGTCGAGATATTCGGGACTAAAATGTCCGATCCTGAGTCTGACACCATCAACAGCTTGGAAGCCTGCAACTTACAGGCAAAAAAGACAAGGTATCTGGATACGAGCATTCAGGATTGGTCAGAGCGGAATTCTTCAGCATGCGGCTTCAGGGAAATAGATTCGGCAACGATCTCGCCTGAGTTAGAGGCTTCAAGTGTCACCAGAGCGGATTCTCCTACCTCCGGTTCTTTTGAAACGGATTCTCTGCAAAGAACTTTCTCTCTTTTTACGAAAGGGCTTGGAATCGATGAAATTGCTGACATCCAGGGCACGAATACTAGAGCCATTTTCAGGCAACTTGAACAGCTCACTCTTTCTGGAAACGTCAAGGGTATTGGAGGACTTTTACCTCCTGAAAGACAAAAGCAGATAAATGCTACCCTGAAAAGCTTAGAAATTGAGCTGGATTCCCTGCTTCGGACAAGATTGGGTGAAAACTGCCAGGAAGAAGAAATGAAATTTATCAGGGCTCTCCTTCTGTCCAGAATCTGCTATTCTCAGTCTGAAGACGGTAAGTAA
- a CDS encoding iron ABC transporter permease produces the protein MEEASTDVKISTHATLNFFEARKMCIIFFLAFVMVAGGMVTICLGTYQISFVEVYSIIATHIFSPNIVGSLDKLKNMIVWNIRFPRVIMAITVGIGLSVAGAVYQGCFRNPLVEPYILGVSSGAAFGAALGIVYPQIFLSIQLGAFLFALLSVFLAYTLARSRGQTPVVTLVLAGIIIGSIFSAFVSIMKYLSNDTQLREIVFWMMGGFYYTQWDDVKLTVPVVLISVAIMWFFGWKLNVLSMGDEEARALGVNPEVFKFIFIVLATLVTAVCVSSVGIVAWVGLMMPHAARLIQGPDNRFVIPTAALMGGVYIIFCDTLARTLTSAEIPIGIITAIVGAPYLLYLLRSKEKEIFG, from the coding sequence ATGGAAGAAGCATCAACTGACGTGAAAATCTCTACCCATGCTACCCTCAATTTTTTTGAAGCTAGAAAGATGTGTATAATATTCTTTCTAGCTTTTGTTATGGTGGCAGGCGGGATGGTCACGATCTGTCTGGGAACATATCAGATTTCTTTTGTGGAAGTATATTCTATCATTGCCACTCATATATTCTCACCTAATATCGTGGGTTCCCTAGATAAACTAAAAAATATGATTGTCTGGAACATCCGCTTCCCAAGGGTCATTATGGCTATAACCGTTGGTATCGGCCTTTCTGTGGCTGGGGCAGTTTATCAGGGATGTTTTCGCAACCCTCTTGTCGAACCATACATCCTTGGAGTATCTTCAGGCGCAGCGTTCGGCGCAGCTCTGGGGATTGTTTATCCTCAGATATTTCTTTCTATACAGCTAGGTGCTTTCTTGTTTGCTTTGCTCTCTGTATTCCTGGCGTACACGCTGGCAAGGAGCAGGGGACAGACGCCAGTGGTCACGCTGGTACTTGCCGGTATCATCATAGGCTCGATATTTTCCGCGTTTGTTTCCATCATGAAATACCTTTCAAATGATACACAACTAAGAGAGATTGTCTTCTGGATGATGGGTGGCTTCTACTATACCCAATGGGATGACGTGAAGCTGACTGTGCCTGTGGTGCTAATATCCGTAGCTATTATGTGGTTCTTCGGGTGGAAGCTGAATGTCCTTTCCATGGGTGACGAGGAAGCTCGTGCACTGGGTGTGAACCCGGAAGTCTTCAAGTTTATATTCATTGTCCTGGCAACACTTGTGACTGCTGTCTGCGTATCTTCGGTAGGGATTGTCGCATGGGTTGGCCTGATGATGCCACATGCAGCCCGCCTAATTCAGGGACCGGATAATCGTTTTGTTATTCCCACAGCGGCGTTAATGGGTGGGGTTTACATTATCTTTTGTGATACACTTGCACGTACTCTGACCTCGGCAGAAATCCCTATAGGAATCATCACGGCTATTGTGGGTGCACCTTACCTCCTGTATCTGCTGCGTAGCAAAGAAAAGGAGATCTTTGGGTGA
- a CDS encoding ABC transporter ATP-binding protein produces the protein MLKVDNLSFGYDRVPVFKGISFGVEKGSLCGLFGPNGSGKTTLFKCCMGFLKYDSGSVSIDGCNVKNKKIEELAKLVAYVPQEHKPPFPYLVKEVVLMGRTPHMGGIFGISEDDKSKVKEAMEMLEISHLADKPYNQLSGGQRQLVLIARALAQETPLMLLDEPTSALDFCNQIRIWNILKKISAKGTTILACSHDPNHISWFCDDVIVMYRGGLVAKGNPKSVVSEQLLSTIFNGICSVGYMDHLMMVYPKNIQSGVQ, from the coding sequence ATGTTAAAAGTAGATAACCTGAGTTTTGGATACGACAGAGTGCCCGTATTCAAGGGCATTTCATTTGGGGTCGAGAAAGGTTCTTTATGTGGACTCTTCGGGCCAAATGGTTCCGGGAAAACAACCCTGTTCAAGTGTTGTATGGGGTTCCTTAAGTACGACAGCGGTAGTGTATCCATCGATGGGTGTAACGTTAAGAATAAAAAGATCGAGGAGCTGGCAAAACTTGTCGCTTACGTACCCCAGGAACACAAGCCCCCTTTTCCATATCTCGTCAAGGAAGTCGTGCTGATGGGTCGGACTCCTCATATGGGTGGTATCTTTGGCATTTCCGAAGATGATAAGAGTAAGGTCAAGGAAGCCATGGAAATGCTTGAAATTTCCCATCTCGCCGACAAACCTTATAATCAGCTCAGCGGCGGTCAACGCCAGCTTGTGCTCATCGCAAGGGCTCTGGCACAGGAAACACCGCTGATGCTGCTGGACGAGCCTACATCCGCTCTGGACTTCTGCAACCAGATAAGGATATGGAATATTCTGAAAAAGATTTCCGCGAAGGGGACGACCATACTGGCCTGCAGCCATGACCCAAACCACATTTCATGGTTCTGTGACGATGTCATTGTCATGTATCGGGGAGGTCTGGTTGCAAAGGGGAATCCAAAAAGCGTAGTATCCGAGCAATTGCTCAGCACTATATTTAATGGTATTTGCAGTGTAGGTTATATGGACCACCTAATGATGGTGTATCCGAAAAATATCCAGTCGGGTGTCCAGTAG
- a CDS encoding iron ABC transporter substrate-binding protein: MSSKPNNNGGIGKSLSYLNSKKGFVLSVLIILFIVSVEGCSEQTGQVTTTATNSSTIADSPDEQYHYVTDMRGVQVKVPKDIQRIATIDDGFVEGVLTNLSEVDKIVSIGSVGLGSSSFKQSNITLNSGKNYTVSGGSNTMCVVNPWLSNVSCTESSSGMTIVNYEKLASANPDILIIRVGDCSMSANNIENNNKKISTIESLGIPVIVLYSPNNYNNSGLNTMRDEMRIIGQLFDKEKEAMVLADYLENTEKMITDRTKDISEDEKVTALYLGLSSKARQSGGAGYVSGIDTPESYILETVAKGKNAYHDTGSGKLLNAEQVLTLNPDVIFLPTYSGYHPPIELQDAIYYQNMQELKAVKNKRIYSMPYTPRNCDRRLEYPLDLLIVAKGCYPDRFQDIKVNDFALKLYQDIYGVDLATAEKIRSAQYLDWTVESDF, from the coding sequence ATGAGCAGCAAGCCTAATAATAATGGTGGAATCGGTAAGTCTTTGAGTTATTTAAATTCTAAAAAGGGCTTTGTGTTGAGTGTACTTATCATTCTCTTTATTGTATCGGTAGAAGGATGCAGTGAACAGACAGGTCAGGTTACGACAACTGCTACAAACTCATCGACGATAGCAGACTCGCCTGATGAACAATATCATTACGTGACGGATATGCGTGGAGTACAGGTGAAAGTGCCAAAGGATATCCAGCGTATAGCTACAATCGACGACGGGTTCGTTGAGGGTGTCCTGACGAATCTTAGCGAGGTTGATAAAATAGTCTCAATCGGCTCAGTTGGGTTGGGTTCCAGTTCATTTAAACAGTCAAATATTACTCTGAACTCCGGCAAAAATTACACTGTTAGCGGTGGGTCAAATACAATGTGCGTTGTTAACCCATGGTTATCTAATGTGTCCTGTACGGAGTCTTCGTCAGGCATGACGATCGTTAACTACGAAAAACTGGCCAGTGCGAACCCTGACATACTCATTATAAGAGTCGGCGACTGCTCGATGAGTGCCAACAATATCGAAAATAACAATAAAAAGATATCAACGATCGAGTCACTGGGTATACCCGTAATTGTTCTCTATTCACCGAACAACTACAATAATTCCGGCCTGAACACCATGCGCGATGAGATGCGCATAATCGGGCAGTTATTCGATAAGGAGAAAGAGGCAATGGTCCTGGCAGATTATCTGGAAAATACGGAAAAGATGATCACGGACAGAACCAAGGATATCTCCGAAGATGAGAAAGTCACAGCTCTGTATCTCGGGCTCTCTTCTAAGGCCAGACAAAGCGGTGGTGCAGGGTATGTAAGTGGCATTGATACTCCTGAATCGTACATCCTCGAGACTGTTGCCAAGGGCAAGAATGCCTACCATGATACCGGTTCAGGCAAGCTACTCAATGCCGAACAGGTGCTGACATTAAACCCAGATGTGATTTTTTTGCCCACGTATTCCGGGTATCATCCACCTATCGAACTTCAGGATGCGATATATTACCAGAATATGCAGGAGCTCAAGGCCGTGAAAAACAAGCGCATCTACTCCATGCCTTACACGCCGAGAAACTGTGACCGCCGTTTAGAGTATCCTCTGGATTTGCTGATCGTCGCTAAGGGTTGCTATCCAGATCGTTTCCAGGATATCAAGGTCAATGATTTTGCGTTGAAACTGTACCAGGACATATACGGAGTGGATCTCGCAACAGCAGAAAAAATCAGGTCGGCCCAGTACCTTGACTGGACGGTAGAGTCTGATTTTTAG